One Thiocapsa bogorovii DNA segment encodes these proteins:
- the modB gene encoding molybdate ABC transporter permease subunit, with product MFLNETDLQAIWLTVRLAGVTTLILFVVGTPVAWWLSRTRSRWKGPVGAVVALPLVLPPSVLGFYLLVAMGPNGPVGQLTQALGIGLLPFTFWGLVVASVLYSLPFMVQPVQNAFEAIGDRPLEVAATLRASPLDTFFTVALPLAAPGFVTAGILTFAHTVGEFGVVLMIGGNIPGVTRVASVQIYDHVEAMEYGDAHRLAAVMLVFSFLVLLALYLWRPSQKNT from the coding sequence ATGTTCTTGAATGAAACCGACCTGCAGGCGATCTGGCTCACCGTGCGGCTCGCGGGTGTGACCACTCTGATTCTCTTTGTTGTCGGCACCCCCGTTGCCTGGTGGCTGAGCCGGACCCGCTCGCGCTGGAAGGGCCCGGTCGGTGCAGTGGTCGCGCTGCCCTTGGTGCTGCCGCCCTCGGTGCTCGGGTTCTATCTGCTCGTGGCCATGGGGCCGAACGGGCCGGTGGGACAGCTCACCCAGGCGTTGGGAATCGGACTGCTGCCCTTTACCTTTTGGGGTCTAGTCGTCGCCTCGGTCTTGTACTCCCTGCCCTTTATGGTGCAGCCGGTGCAGAACGCCTTCGAGGCGATCGGCGATCGTCCTTTGGAGGTCGCGGCCACCTTGCGGGCCTCGCCGCTGGATACCTTCTTCACCGTGGCCCTCCCGCTGGCGGCGCCCGGGTTCGTAACCGCCGGCATCCTGACCTTCGCCCACACCGTCGGCGAGTTCGGTGTCGTGCTGATGATCGGCGGCAATATCCCCGGTGTGACCCGGGTCGCCTCGGTGCAGATCTACGACCATGTCGAGGCGATGGAATACGGCGACGCCCACCGACTGGCCGCCGTGATGCTGGTCTTCTCCTTCTTGGTCCTGCTCGCGCTCTATCTCTGGCGCCCGAGCCAGAAGAACACGTGA
- the modC gene encoding molybdenum ABC transporter ATP-binding protein: MEPINARFNLDWPGFNLAVDLELPGRGVTGLFGHSGSGKTTLLRCIAGLVRAPEGRLVFRGEVWQDANIWVPTHQRALGYVFQEASLFTHLKVMGNLRYGQKRARSRVARSDRVSLEQAIELLGIGHLLERRPASLSGGERQRVAIARALASSPQVLLMDEPLAALDIARKQEILPYLERLHDELAIPVLYVSHAPDEVARLADHLVVMDAGRVLASGPLKDTLARLDLLLAFSEDAGVVIDAVVAAHDNNYHLSRLDFPGGNVVVAQRKEPVGHRLRVRIHARDVSLTLERATGTSIANLLPATVVEIADADTPAHCLVRLDAGGTPLIARITRRSLDHLGVARGKPMWAQIKAVALLGD; this comes from the coding sequence ATGGAACCGATCAATGCACGCTTCAACCTCGACTGGCCCGGCTTCAACCTTGCCGTGGACTTGGAGCTCCCCGGTCGCGGAGTTACTGGCCTCTTCGGTCACTCGGGCTCGGGCAAGACCACGCTGCTGCGCTGTATCGCCGGCCTGGTCCGGGCGCCCGAGGGTCGCCTCGTCTTCCGGGGCGAGGTCTGGCAGGACGCGAACATCTGGGTCCCGACCCATCAACGCGCGCTGGGCTATGTCTTCCAGGAGGCCAGCCTCTTCACCCATCTCAAGGTGATGGGAAACCTGCGTTACGGCCAGAAGCGGGCCCGCTCGCGGGTGGCACGCTCGGATCGGGTCAGTCTCGAGCAAGCGATCGAGCTGTTGGGGATCGGTCATCTTCTCGAGCGCCGGCCGGCCAGCCTCTCCGGCGGCGAGCGCCAGCGCGTCGCCATCGCCCGCGCCCTCGCGTCCAGCCCGCAGGTGCTCCTCATGGACGAGCCGCTGGCCGCCCTCGACATTGCGCGCAAGCAGGAGATCCTGCCCTACCTCGAGCGACTGCACGACGAGCTGGCGATCCCGGTGCTCTATGTCAGCCATGCACCGGACGAGGTCGCACGCCTGGCCGATCATCTGGTGGTGATGGACGCAGGGCGCGTGCTCGCGAGCGGCCCGCTCAAGGACACCCTGGCGCGGCTGGACCTGCTGCTGGCCTTCTCCGAGGACGCCGGCGTCGTCATCGATGCCGTTGTCGCCGCACACGACAACAACTATCACCTGTCGCGTCTGGATTTCCCCGGCGGCAACGTCGTCGTCGCTCAACGCAAGGAGCCGGTCGGTCACCGCCTGCGCGTACGCATCCATGCCCGCGATGTCAGTCTGACCCTGGAGCGTGCCACCGGCACCAGCATCGCCAACCTGCTGCCCGCCACCGTCGTCGAGATCGCCGACGCCGACACCCCCGCCCATTGTCTGGTGCGCCTGGATGCCGGCGGCACGCCCCTGATCGCGCGCATTACCCGCCGCTCGCTGGACCATCTCGGCGTCGCCCGCGGCAAGCCGATGTGGGCGCAGATCAAGGCCGTGGCGCTCTTGGGTGATTGA
- a CDS encoding molybdopterin-dependent oxidoreductase, which yields MPKFLTPFVTALLIGVAAASAAHDTHVETSPVASESLTLSGSVQTPVVLSLADLEGFPPQQVGEVEIICQSGANRGNKENLRGVLLKDVLERAGLAAASPREFRRMAVIAKATDDYQVVFSWAEIFNSSAGDGIIVYFRKNGLPLGNEEGRIALISTRDTLTGPRNVKWLSEIEVRLVAK from the coding sequence ATGCCGAAATTCCTGACGCCATTCGTCACCGCACTCTTGATCGGCGTTGCAGCCGCGTCTGCGGCGCACGACACCCATGTCGAAACAAGCCCTGTTGCCTCCGAGAGTCTGACCCTGAGTGGTTCAGTGCAGACACCGGTGGTTTTGTCTCTGGCCGACCTGGAGGGTTTTCCCCCGCAACAGGTGGGTGAGGTGGAGATCATCTGCCAGAGTGGCGCGAACAGGGGCAACAAGGAAAATCTGCGCGGCGTCCTGCTCAAAGACGTTCTTGAACGGGCCGGCTTGGCGGCCGCCAGTCCGCGTGAATTCCGCCGAATGGCCGTCATCGCCAAGGCCACCGATGACTACCAAGTGGTTTTCTCCTGGGCCGAAATCTTCAACTCGTCGGCCGGCGACGGCATCATTGTTTACTTCCGAAAAAACGGCCTGCCCCTTGGAAACGAGGAGGGGCGGATCGCCTTGATCTCGACTCGGGACACCTTAACCGGACCGCGCAACGTCAAATGGCTGAGCGAGATCGAGGTGCGCCTGGTTGCAAAATGA